AAACGCTACCTTTCGTTTTTCTAGATTCAGCTGCAAAAACGAGCGCTCTAAGACAATAAGCTAGAATTTCGAGAAATTTGAGGAGCAATTTATCAAAATTCCATCTTATTGCTTGTGAGCTAAACGCGTTTTTGAAGCTTTTCTTTTTAATCTAGCTACGCAAACTAGTCTTTCAAGAAATAAGGCGAACTTTTCAAAAATTTGAAAAACAATTTTCGCAAATTCCGCGCTTATTTTTTAAAGACTGGCAAGTTTGCTCCGCTTTTCTTCTTAGTATACTTTATTTATTTTTTTTAAAAGATAAAATGTGGGAATTTTTAGTTACGGATGCGGGAAGAATTTTGTGTGGTTGTTTTTTATAATGAAGAAAATAAAACGTTTCCAAAAAGGAGAAATAATTATGAGTTTAAAAGTTGGCATTATTGGCTGTGGTGGGATTGCTGAGGGTAAGCATTTACCCGCTTTAGCTAAAATTCAGGAAGTTGAGCTAGTTGCTTTTTGTGATTTGATAAAAGAGCGCGCAGAAAAAAACTGTGAAAAATATGGGAGTGAAACGGCCCAAGTCTTTACGGATTATAACGAGATGTTGGCTTTTTCTGATTTGGATTTAGTGCACGTTTTGACGCCAAATAATTCTCATGCCCCTATTTCAGTAGCGGCGATGGAAGCCGGGTGTCATGTAATGTGTGAAAAACCGATGGCTAAAACTGCCGCACAGGCAAAGGAAATGGTGGCAGTGGCAAAAAAGACTGGGAAAAAGTTGACGATCGGCTATCAAAATCGCTTTCGTAAGGATGCCCAATATTTGCAAGAAATTTGTACAGAAGGAGAATTGGGAGAAATTTATTTTGGGAAAGCTCATGCAATTCGCCGGCGGGCTGTCCCGACTTGGGGTGTTTTTCTAGATGAAAAAGCGCAAGGTGGCGGACCTTTAATTGATATTGGAACCCATGCTTTGGATTTGACTTTGTGGATGATGGATAATTATGAACCAAAATTTGTCGTGGGTACGGCCTATCGTAAATTAGCGGAGCTTGAAAATGCGGCAAATGCGTGGGGCGCTTGGGATCCACAAAAATATAAAGTGGAAGACAGCGCATTTGGTTTTATCACCATGAAAAATGGGGCCACCATTTTCTTAGAAGCAAGCTGGGCGTTAAATTCTTTGGATGTTAAAGAGGCAAAGACAACATTGTGTGGCACAAAAGCTGGCGCAGATATGAATGATGGGCTAACCATTAATGGTGAGGATCACAGCACGTTGTATGAAAAGAAAATTGAATTGGAGCCAGGTGGCGTTGATTTTTACGATGGTGCCGCAGATGATCCCGCATATAACGAAGCAAGAGCGTGGATCGATGCCATTTTAAATGACACAGCACCTTTAGTAAAACCTGAACAGGCTTTAGTCGTCACTGAAATTTTAGAAGCAATGTATGAATCTTCGGCGACAGGAGAACCTGTTTATTTTGAACAATAATTTTTAACTTTACCAAATTAAAAGAAAACAAACCGGAAGGATGATAACAATGAAATTAGGCGTTTTTACCCCCTTATTTAATAATTTAAACTTTGACGAAATGATTGAAAAAGTCGCCAGCTATGGCTTGGAAACAGTGGAAATCGGCACCGGGGGATCACCGGGCTCTGCCCATTTAGATATTGAGCAATTATTAGCCTCCTCAGATAGTCGCAAAGAATATTTGGCTAAATTAGCCGATAAAGGACTGAGCATTTCGGCTTTAAGCTGCCACCACAATCCAATTTCACCAGTGGCGCAAGTGGCAAAAGAAGCGGACGAACTTTTACAAAAAACCATTAAATTAGCTCAGTTAATGAACGTACCAGTGGTCAATGGTTTTTCTGGTGTTGCCGGCGGGAATGCCACGGATACGCAAGTAAACTGGCCGGTTTTACCGTGGCCAACAGAATATAGCGACAGCTATAACTATCAATGGGAGCAAAAGTTAATTCCTTACTGGCAAGAAATTAATACTGTCGCCGAAAGTGCTGGCGTGAAAATCGGGATTGAATTACACGGTGGCTTTTTAGCCCATACCCCTTACACGATGTTGCGTTTGCGGGAAGCAACGGGCAAAGCGATCGGCTGTAATTTAGATCCTAGCCATTTATGGTGGCAAGGCATTGATCCAGTCGCGGCAATCAAAATTTTAGGCAACGCGGGTGCTATTCACCACTTCCATGCCAAAGATACATTTTTAGATCAAGATAATATTAATATGTACGGCTTAACGGATATGCAGCCATACGGCAATGTTAAAACTCGTTCGTGGAATTTCCGTTCTGTTGGTTGTGGTCACGACTTGAAAGTTTGGTCTGATATTGTTTCTGCTTTGCGTTTGCAAGGTTATGACTACGTATTGAGCATTGAGCATGAAGATCCGTTGATGTCAATTGATGAAGGCTTACAACGGGCAGTCACGAATTTACGCTCGGTCATGATTTGCGATACACCAACTGATATGTGGTGGGCGTAAATTACAATGCGGATTACTAGGAAAAAAAGGCGGACAAAATAAGACGTTATTGTGGTAAAAAGACGTCAAAAGAAAGTGAGTGCAAAAATGAAACAATTACAATTTGCCATTATTGGGTATGGCGGAATGGGTTCTTACCACGCCACGACCATCATGCCGCAATCACAAGAACTTGTGGCGATAAAAGGTGTTTACGATCTATTACCCGAACGCAATGAAGCAGCAAAAGCAGACGGTTTTTTTGCTTATGGGAGTTTACAGGAGCTCTTAACAGATGAAAAAAGCGAGGCAGTTTTAATCGCAACGCCTAACGACAGTCACAAAGACTTGGCGATTGCGGCTTTAAAGGCAGGAAAACACGTCGTTTGTGAAAAGCCAGTGGCGATGAATACAGCAGAATTAGATGAAATTTTAGCGGTGGCAGAAAGTGTCGAAAAAGTCTTCATGGTCCACCAAAACAGACGCTGGGACCCAGATTTTTTATTAATTCGCAAACTCTATCAAGAAAAACCACTGGGAGATTTATTCCAAATTGAATCAAGGGTTCAAGGAGCAAACGGTATTCCCGGCGACTGGCGTCATTTGAAAAAACATGGTGGTGGTATGCTCTTAGATTGGGGCGTTCATTTATTTGATCAACTACTTTTTTTAATTGACAGTCCAATTAAATATATTCACACCGACTTAAGTTACATTTTAGGCGATGAGGTGGATGACGGGTTTCATAGTTATTTGACGTTTGAAAATGGCGTTAAAGTGATCATTGAAGTCGGAACGACAAACTATGTCACCTTACCGCGCTGGTATGTCAAAGGTTTAAATGGAACCGCGAAAATCTCTGACTGGGCGTTAAACGGTGAAATCATGCGGCGTACACAACAGGAAATCGCTGCACCAAAACCCATTCAAGCCGGCGTGGGCTTAACCAAAACGATGGCACCACCACAAGAGGAGGCCACAGAAAAATTGGCTTTTCCTAAAGTAGAATCCCCTTATCCAAGTTTTTATGCGAATTTTTACGATGTTGTTGTGCATAATGCCACCCCAATTGTAAAAAACAGTGAAGTTCGCCGTGTTTTATCCTTACTGGAAAGTATTTTAGCAGCAGGAAAAGATTAAAAAAAGTGAGTCCGCTATTTGAGCAGACCGGATAAATTAGCCGAAAGCTAATTTTGCGGTTGCTACAATAGGGACTCGCTTTTTTGGTGAGGTAATTTTAACTCTCTACTTCTTAAAATTTTCAAGCAAAAGTTTCGCCACGGCTTTAACAGAAAAAGGATTTTGTCCGGTAATAAATTGTCCATCTTGGAGGGCAAATTCGCTATAGGGCCGTCTCTTTTGAAAATGCGCCCCGCGTTCTTTGGCGACGTGTTCATTTAAAAAGGGCACGACGCTTTTTTTGCCGGCTAAAATTTCTTCACTGGTGGTAAAACCGGTGATTTTTTTGTCTGTAATTAAATAGTTGCCTGCATCATCTTGTAAATTCAAAAGTCCGGCGACACCATGGCAGACAGAAGTTATATAGCCACCTTGTTTGTAAATATCTAAGGCAAGTTTGTGCAGGGTATCATTATTGGGAAAATCCCACATCACACCATGACCACCGGTGAAATAAATCGCATCATAATTTTTGGGGTCGACAACTTCCAGCGGCAGGGAATTTGCTAGCGCCCGCTGTTTAAAGTCGGTTGTATTATAAAAGTCCATGATTTCTTCATTCGTATATTTCATGCTGCGGGGATCAATGGGGACATATCCGCCATTGGGACTGACGTAATCATAAGAAATGCCGTGTTTTTGCAATTCGGCTGCAAATTCAGTGGCCTCACCTAACCATAAGCCAGTGGCATCTTCTGTGTTACCATAATGGGTTGTGTTCGTTAATACAATCAATACTTTCATTTTCTTCCCGCCTTTTCAATAATTTGACTGACGTGACTTAGCAATGCTTGTAATTTATCAATTTGCGTTGTTTCGTGGGATAAGTAATAGTAATTTTTGGTTCCTTCTTGGCGATAATCAATTAAGTTAGCTTGCTTTAAAATTTTTAAGTGATGGGAGACTGCCGGTCGTGATAAATTGGTGGCCGTAGTCAAATCATTCACCCGCAATCCCTCACAAGCTTTATCTTGCAGCAAAGCAATAATAATTGCTTGGCGTTTTTCATCGCCCAATGCGATTAAAAAATCGCTGACTTCGGTAAATTCTTGTTTCAAATTTGTTAAATCAGGGGACATGAGCAAACTCCTTTGGTCGATATTTTTAAACCATTAAACCAAAGACTTAAAAAAAAGTCAATTTTTTTAACTTAGGAAAAGGGAGAAAATAACGCAGATTAAGGGGTATCTGCCAAAATCTGCTCGGTGAATTTTAGGTGCGTTTCAAATTCTTGACGATAAAAAATTTCTGCGTTAGGCTATGGTCAGTTTTAAACGGTTTAAAAGTTTAAACGAATAAACGATGTGTGAGGATAAATGATGAAAGATACAATGATTGCAGCACAAATTGAAAATTACGGTGAAAAAATTGGTTTAAAAAAGCAGCCACTACCTAGAATTGGCAAGAAGGACTTACTTGTAAAAGTCATTGCCGCTAGTATTAATCCGATTGATTTAAAAACAAAAGACGGCAAAATGAAGTTGCTCCTTCGTTATAAAATGCCGTTAACTTTAGGCAGCGACTTTGCTGGTATTGTGGTGGCGCGAGGGGAACAAGTAAAAAAATTTCAGGTTGGCGATGCTGTTTATGGTCGGGTGCAAAAAAATCGCATCGGAACTTTTGCGGAGTATATAGCTGTAGATGTGAAAGATGTCGCCTTGAAACCCAAAAATCTGACGTTTGCCAAAGCCAGCAGTATTCCTTTAGTTGCTTTAACCAGCTATCAAGCCCTACATGAAGTGATGAAAATTAAACCGCAAGACAAAATTTTAATTCAAGCAGGTTCTGGCGGGATTGGAACACTTGCCATTCAATTGGCAAAGCTTGCCGGCGCGTACGTTGCTACAACAACGAGTGAAAAAAATCGAGCTTTTGTAAAAAGTCTTGGTGCAGATGAGGTAATTGATTATCGTAGTGAAAATTTTGCCGAAAAATTAAAAGACTACGATTTTGTTTTCGATACCATGGGGGGCGATATTTTAAAGGATGCTTTTAAAATCGTGAAGCCTGGCGGTAAAGTCGTGACCTTGTCGGGTACGCCTAATTATGCTTTTGCAAAAAATTATAATCTCCCCTTATGGAAGCAAATAGCTTTAGGGATTGCCAGTTATCCCATTACCAAATTAGCCAAAAAAACTGATGTGTCCTATGACTTTTTATTTATGCGGCCAGACGGCAACCAACTAGCTGCATTAACCAAACTAATTGAAGCAAAACAATTACAACCAATCATCGACAGCGTTATTTCCCTAGCCGAAATTCAAAAAGCCATCGATAATTTAGCTTCTGGGCGCGCCAAGGGGAAAATTATTTTAGCAGTGGATGAAAAACTGGCACAAGAATTTTAAAAATACAGTAAACTAAAAGATAGATGAGGTGATTAAGAATGAAAATTGCATTTGTAGCTGCAATGGAGCTAGAAATTGAAGAGCTAATAGCTAAGTTTACTGCTGTTACGAAAGAAACTTTTTTGAAGCGAGATTTTTACACAGTAAAAGGTGAAAATACGTATATCTTTTTAGCAACTGGGCAAGGAAAAACCAATGCAGCGATGTACACGCAGTTTTTGATTACGAAATTTGTCCCAGATGCAATTATCAATCTCGGTGTTTGTGGCGGTATCACATCACAAAGTGAGCTTTTGGCTGTGTATGTTGGAAGTAAGTATTGTCATTATGATATTCGCAAAAAACAAGCTATCGGCAAATTTCCTCGGCATCTATATTTTGACGCAGATACAAAATTACTGACACAATTCTTACACGCTAATAAAGAAATTCAAGTTGGAATTTTTGGAACGGGAGAAGGATTTGTTTCAAGTAAAGAGCTGGCCGAAAAAATCCATTCTAATTTTGCAGTAGATTGCGTGGACATGGAGTCTGGTGCAATGGCGCAATGTTGTCAATTGAATCAAGTGCCCTTTATTTCCATAAGGGCAGTCTGTGATTTAGCCGACCGGAAAAAAACTTCTTCAGATGATTTCCAAAAAAAAGCGATGAAAAAAGTACATCGCATCGTTTTTGAAACGATGAATTCATAGGTTGGTAAAATTATCACCCGCCAAATGTTGGCGGTTCTTTTTTTACCTTAAACAAGCCTTTAAAATTCAATTCCTCCCATTGCGAAAAACCTCCATTTGCGTTAAAGTAGAGAAAGCGTGAAACAAAAATTTGTTTCACAAAAAAGAAAGGAAAAGGCCATGTTACCAGAAGAATTTCAGCAGCAGTTGGCCCAAAAAGGCATTGAATTAAGTTCTACTCAAATGCAACAGTTTGAAAAATATTACGAGCTGTTAGTCGAGTGGAATGAAAAAATGAATTTAACGGCGATTACTGAAAAAAAAGAAGTTTACTTGAAGCATTTTTACGATTCGATTTTACTTGGTGTGGCAGTGGATTTAAAAGCAGAGGCTGCTATTTGTGATGTTGGCGCAGGAGCGGGATTTCCCAGCATTCCACTGAAGATTGCTTTTCCTGGGTTAAAAGTCGCTATCGTCGATTCTCTTAATAAACGAATTACCTTTTTAAATCATTTAGCACAAAGTTTGAATTTGACGGGGGTTGATTTTTATCACGATCGCGCCGAAACTTTCGCGCAAAACCCACAATTTCGTGCTCAATTTGATTATGTCACGGCTCGAGCAGTGGCACGTCTGAATGTTTTAGCGGAATTGTGTCTGCCTTTGGTGAAAAAAGACGGCTTTTTCTTTGCTTTAAAAGCGGCAAAATCAGAGGAAGAATTATCAGAAGCTAAAAACGCGATTGCGACACTTGGTGGCAAGTTCATTGAAGATAAAGAGCTTGCTTTGCCCAATGGTGATACGCGACACATTTTGGTGATCCAAAAGAAAAAAGAAACGCCCAAAAAATACCCCCGCAAACCCGGCACGCCCAATAAGCAGCCGTTAAAATAGCGGTAAAACGATAGCAAAATTGTTTTATTTTGGACAGCTTTTTATCTTTAAACGGTGAAAAAAAAGCCGTTTCAACTTTTATTGTATCTAGTTTCATGAGCTGGAAAAATCGGAGACAAGCAAAAATAACCATCTGACAAAAAAACGTCAGCCGTCTATTTTGTTCTTGTCCCTCATTTTCCGATCAAGCTCATTCAACTTTTATGGTATCTAGTTTCAACGGCTAAAAAAGCCGGTAATAAGCAAAAAAATGAAAAAGTCAGAAAGCGACTTTCTAATTTTTCCGACTTATTCCTTCTTTTTTTAACAAGCCGTTTCAACTTTTATTAAAGGAGACAAGAGAATGGCACGAATTATTTCTGTGGCAAATCAAAAAGGTGGCGTCGGCAAGACGACCACAACCGTCAATTTAGGAGCTTGTTTGGCTTTTATTGGTAAAAAAGTATTGTTAGTCGATATTGATGCCCAAGGTAATGCCACCAGCGGTATGGGCATTCGCAAGCCAGATGTAGCCAAAGATATTTACGATGTTTTAGTGAATGAAGAACCGATTAAAGAAGCAATTTTACCAAGTTCACGGGAAAATATGGACATTGTGCCAGCAACGATTCAGTTGGCAGGTGCTGAAATCGAATTAACTTCCATGATGGCCCGCGAATCACGGCTAAAATCAGCACTAGAAGAAATCAAAGATGATTACGATTTTATTTTCATCGATTGTCCGCCGTCATTGGGACATTTGACGATCAACGCCTTTACGGCGAGTGATTCGATTTTGATTCCGGTGCAGTGCGAATATTACGCTTTAGAAGGCTTGAGCCAATTACTAAACACCGTGCGTTTGGTGCAAAAACATTTCAATCCTGGTTTGGAAATCGAAGGGGTCTTATTAACGATGTATGACGCCAGAACCAATCTTGGAGCTGAGGTAGTGGAAGAAGTGCGCCGTTATTTCCAAGAAAAAGTTTATGACACAATTATCCCCCGCAATGTGCGGCTTTCAGAAGCACCAAGTCATGGTTTATCGATTATTGACTACGATCCAAGTTCAAAAGGTGCCGAAGTTTATCAAGCACTAGCAAAGGAAGTGTTGACCCGTGAAAAATAAAGGAAAAGGTTTAGGTCGGGGCATTGACGCTTTGTTTCAGGACTTGCAAGATTTAGAAGAAGTAGATGTAAAAACCGAGGAAGTTGTCGATATTCCTTTAAGTGAATTGCGCCCAAATCCTTACCAACCGCGCAAAACATTTGATGAGTCTTCTTTGCAAGAATTAGCCGCGTCTATCGAACGTTCCGGTGTGTTCCAACCGATTATTGTCCGCAAATCGGCAGTAAAAGGCTATGAAATTATTGCCGGTGAGCGTCGTTTTCGCGCTTCAAAATTAGCGCAAAGAGAAACAATTCCCGCAATTATTCGAGATTTTGACGAAGAATCCATGATGCAAGTGGCCGTTTTGGAAAACTTGCAACGGGAAGATTTAAATCCGCTGGAAGAAGCGGAAGCCTATGAGATGCTAATGAAAAACTTGAAATTAACGCAAGCGGAAGTAGCGGAACGTTTAGGTAAAAGCCGTCCGTATATCGCCAATTATCTGCGATTGTTGACATTACCGAAACTGGTTAAAGAAATGGTACAAGATGACCGCCTCTCAATGGGGCAAGCGCGGACGTTATTGGGGCTAAAAGATAAAAGCCAAATTTTAAAATTAGCCAATCGCTGTGTGAAGGAAAACTTGACCGTCCGTCAGTTAGAACAGTTGGTAAATACGTTAAACGAGAAAAAAGTTGAGAAAAAAACACCACCCCGCGTGGTCAAAGAAAAACCTTACTACTTGCGAGAAGGCGAAGACCGTTTAATGGATAAATTCGGTACGAATGTGGAAATTTTAGAAAAAGACGGCAAAGGAAAAATCGAGATTGAATATTTATCGCAAAAAGATTTGACCCGTATTTTGGATATTTTAGATATTCGCTTTGACGAGGCCTAAGCTATCGTTAAAACCAAATTTTTATTAAAACGAGGAGGATTCAAATGTACGATTTAGGTGACATCGTGGAAATGAAAAAGCCCCATGCTTGCCAAGCCAACCGCTGGGAAATTATTCGGATGGGTGCTGACATTAAAATTAAGTGTACCAATTGTGGCCACATCGTCATGATGACCCGCCGCGATTTTGAGAAGAAAATGAAAAAAATACTGGAAAAAGCGCCCGAAAAATAATCCAGTTTCATGAGCTAGAAAAGTCGATAATAAGACATGAGAGCTTTGTAAACGTGTTTAACTCTCAAGCAATAAGGTGGAATTTTGATAAATTGCTTTTCAAATTTCTCGAAATTTCAACTTATTGTCGTAGCGAGTTCGTTTCCAAGGCTTACCAAAGCAAGAAAACTCCCAAGCTAAAGAGCAGCTTTTTCGTTTTCTGTCTTATTACTCCTTTTCTAAACAAGCTCATTCAACTTTATAATTAAAAAAAGAAAGAGTGAAGAAAATGGCTTTAACTGCCGGAATCGTTGGGTTACCCAACGTTGGGAAATCAACTTTATTTAATGCAATCACAAAAGCAGGTGCAGAGGCTGCAAACTATCCTTTTGCAACAATTGATCCAAATGTGGGAATGGTTGAAGTGCCAGATTGGCGCTTACAACGGTTGACAGAACTTGTGCATCCGAAAAAAACGGTGCCGACAACTTTTGAATTTACTGATATTGCCGGTATTGTAAAAGGCGCCAGCAAAGGGGAAGGTTTAGGAAATCAATTTTTAAGCCACATTCGCCAAGTAGATGCGATTTGTCACGTTGTGCGTTGTTTTGACGATGACAATATCACCCACGTTGAAGGTCGGGTTGATCCATTAGAAGATATCGACACGATTAATTTAGAGCTTGTTTTAGCCGACTTGGAATCGATTAATAAAAGATACACTCGCATTGCTAAAATCGCGAAGACAAAAGACAAAGATGCCGTAGCGGAATTAGCGGTGTTGGATAAAATCAAACCGGTTTTAGAAGAAGGCCAATCTGCTCGTAGCATTGAATTTTCCGATGATGAACAAAAAATCGTGAAAAGTTTATTCTTATTAACAACAAAACCTGTTTTATATGTGGCCAATGTTTCAGAAGACG
The DNA window shown above is from Enterococcus montenegrensis and carries:
- a CDS encoding type 1 glutamine amidotransferase domain-containing protein, whose protein sequence is MKVLIVLTNTTHYGNTEDATGLWLGEATEFAAELQKHGISYDYVSPNGGYVPIDPRSMKYTNEEIMDFYNTTDFKQRALANSLPLEVVDPKNYDAIYFTGGHGVMWDFPNNDTLHKLALDIYKQGGYITSVCHGVAGLLNLQDDAGNYLITDKKITGFTTSEEILAGKKSVVPFLNEHVAKERGAHFQKRRPYSEFALQDGQFITGQNPFSVKAVAKLLLENFKK
- a CDS encoding NADP-dependent oxidoreductase; translated protein: MIAAQIENYGEKIGLKKQPLPRIGKKDLLVKVIAASINPIDLKTKDGKMKLLLRYKMPLTLGSDFAGIVVARGEQVKKFQVGDAVYGRVQKNRIGTFAEYIAVDVKDVALKPKNLTFAKASSIPLVALTSYQALHEVMKIKPQDKILIQAGSGGIGTLAIQLAKLAGAYVATTTSEKNRAFVKSLGADEVIDYRSENFAEKLKDYDFVFDTMGGDILKDAFKIVKPGGKVVTLSGTPNYAFAKNYNLPLWKQIALGIASYPITKLAKKTDVSYDFLFMRPDGNQLAALTKLIEAKQLQPIIDSVISLAEIQKAIDNLASGRAKGKIILAVDEKLAQEF
- the rsmG gene encoding 16S rRNA (guanine(527)-N(7))-methyltransferase RsmG yields the protein MLPEEFQQQLAQKGIELSSTQMQQFEKYYELLVEWNEKMNLTAITEKKEVYLKHFYDSILLGVAVDLKAEAAICDVGAGAGFPSIPLKIAFPGLKVAIVDSLNKRITFLNHLAQSLNLTGVDFYHDRAETFAQNPQFRAQFDYVTARAVARLNVLAELCLPLVKKDGFFFALKAAKSEEELSEAKNAIATLGGKFIEDKELALPNGDTRHILVIQKKKETPKKYPRKPGTPNKQPLK
- a CDS encoding Gfo/Idh/MocA family protein, whose translation is MSLKVGIIGCGGIAEGKHLPALAKIQEVELVAFCDLIKERAEKNCEKYGSETAQVFTDYNEMLAFSDLDLVHVLTPNNSHAPISVAAMEAGCHVMCEKPMAKTAAQAKEMVAVAKKTGKKLTIGYQNRFRKDAQYLQEICTEGELGEIYFGKAHAIRRRAVPTWGVFLDEKAQGGGPLIDIGTHALDLTLWMMDNYEPKFVVGTAYRKLAELENAANAWGAWDPQKYKVEDSAFGFITMKNGATIFLEASWALNSLDVKEAKTTLCGTKAGADMNDGLTINGEDHSTLYEKKIELEPGGVDFYDGAADDPAYNEARAWIDAILNDTAPLVKPEQALVVTEILEAMYESSATGEPVYFEQ
- a CDS encoding ParA family protein; the protein is MARIISVANQKGGVGKTTTTVNLGACLAFIGKKVLLVDIDAQGNATSGMGIRKPDVAKDIYDVLVNEEPIKEAILPSSRENMDIVPATIQLAGAEIELTSMMARESRLKSALEEIKDDYDFIFIDCPPSLGHLTINAFTASDSILIPVQCEYYALEGLSQLLNTVRLVQKHFNPGLEIEGVLLTMYDARTNLGAEVVEEVRRYFQEKVYDTIIPRNVRLSEAPSHGLSIIDYDPSSKGAEVYQALAKEVLTREK
- a CDS encoding ParB/RepB/Spo0J family partition protein — protein: MKNKGKGLGRGIDALFQDLQDLEEVDVKTEEVVDIPLSELRPNPYQPRKTFDESSLQELAASIERSGVFQPIIVRKSAVKGYEIIAGERRFRASKLAQRETIPAIIRDFDEESMMQVAVLENLQREDLNPLEEAEAYEMLMKNLKLTQAEVAERLGKSRPYIANYLRLLTLPKLVKEMVQDDRLSMGQARTLLGLKDKSQILKLANRCVKENLTVRQLEQLVNTLNEKKVEKKTPPRVVKEKPYYLREGEDRLMDKFGTNVEILEKDGKGKIEIEYLSQKDLTRILDILDIRFDEA
- a CDS encoding ArsR/SmtB family transcription factor; the protein is MSPDLTNLKQEFTEVSDFLIALGDEKRQAIIIALLQDKACEGLRVNDLTTATNLSRPAVSHHLKILKQANLIDYRQEGTKNYYYLSHETTQIDKLQALLSHVSQIIEKAGRK
- the mtnN gene encoding 5'-methylthioadenosine/S-adenosylhomocysteine nucleosidase, producing the protein MKIAFVAAMELEIEELIAKFTAVTKETFLKRDFYTVKGENTYIFLATGQGKTNAAMYTQFLITKFVPDAIINLGVCGGITSQSELLAVYVGSKYCHYDIRKKQAIGKFPRHLYFDADTKLLTQFLHANKEIQVGIFGTGEGFVSSKELAEKIHSNFAVDCVDMESGAMAQCCQLNQVPFISIRAVCDLADRKKTSSDDFQKKAMKKVHRIVFETMNS
- a CDS encoding DUF951 domain-containing protein, whose product is MYDLGDIVEMKKPHACQANRWEIIRMGADIKIKCTNCGHIVMMTRRDFEKKMKKILEKAPEK
- a CDS encoding Gfo/Idh/MocA family protein, with translation MKQLQFAIIGYGGMGSYHATTIMPQSQELVAIKGVYDLLPERNEAAKADGFFAYGSLQELLTDEKSEAVLIATPNDSHKDLAIAALKAGKHVVCEKPVAMNTAELDEILAVAESVEKVFMVHQNRRWDPDFLLIRKLYQEKPLGDLFQIESRVQGANGIPGDWRHLKKHGGGMLLDWGVHLFDQLLFLIDSPIKYIHTDLSYILGDEVDDGFHSYLTFENGVKVIIEVGTTNYVTLPRWYVKGLNGTAKISDWALNGEIMRRTQQEIAAPKPIQAGVGLTKTMAPPQEEATEKLAFPKVESPYPSFYANFYDVVVHNATPIVKNSEVRRVLSLLESILAAGKD
- the ychF gene encoding redox-regulated ATPase YchF; protein product: MALTAGIVGLPNVGKSTLFNAITKAGAEAANYPFATIDPNVGMVEVPDWRLQRLTELVHPKKTVPTTFEFTDIAGIVKGASKGEGLGNQFLSHIRQVDAICHVVRCFDDDNITHVEGRVDPLEDIDTINLELVLADLESINKRYTRIAKIAKTKDKDAVAELAVLDKIKPVLEEGQSARSIEFSDDEQKIVKSLFLLTTKPVLYVANVSEDDVANADDNHYVQEVRNFAATENAEVIVVCARAEEEIAELDDEDKAEFLEALGIEESGLDQLIRAAYDLLGLATYFTAGEQEVRAWTFRKGIKAPQAAGIIHTDFERGFIRAETVSFEDLDKYGNMHAAKEAGRVRLEGKDYVVQDGDVMLFRFNV
- a CDS encoding sugar phosphate isomerase/epimerase family protein, producing the protein MKLGVFTPLFNNLNFDEMIEKVASYGLETVEIGTGGSPGSAHLDIEQLLASSDSRKEYLAKLADKGLSISALSCHHNPISPVAQVAKEADELLQKTIKLAQLMNVPVVNGFSGVAGGNATDTQVNWPVLPWPTEYSDSYNYQWEQKLIPYWQEINTVAESAGVKIGIELHGGFLAHTPYTMLRLREATGKAIGCNLDPSHLWWQGIDPVAAIKILGNAGAIHHFHAKDTFLDQDNINMYGLTDMQPYGNVKTRSWNFRSVGCGHDLKVWSDIVSALRLQGYDYVLSIEHEDPLMSIDEGLQRAVTNLRSVMICDTPTDMWWA